From a single Candidatus Neomarinimicrobiota bacterium genomic region:
- a CDS encoding bifunctional nuclease family protein, whose product MIPVEVTKISFYPPSKGYAVVLQEIGGQGRKLPVIVGSFEAQAIALAMENVETPRPMTHDLISTILEEIEIDVSEVIITSLTDGTFFAELRVMANGAGERKIDSRPSDAIAIALRLGSTILVEENVMTEAGLRDDVESEFSFEEQPHGFDLSKKSLEDELRRAIDEEEYEKAAELRDEIIKLSKK is encoded by the coding sequence ATGATACCAGTAGAAGTAACTAAGATATCATTTTATCCTCCCAGCAAAGGTTATGCTGTTGTGCTGCAGGAGATTGGTGGACAGGGCAGAAAACTTCCGGTGATTGTCGGTTCATTTGAAGCTCAGGCTATCGCCCTCGCAATGGAAAACGTGGAGACTCCCAGACCGATGACTCATGATCTGATCAGTACTATACTTGAAGAGATTGAGATAGATGTCTCGGAGGTCATTATTACCAGTCTAACTGATGGAACTTTCTTTGCCGAATTGAGGGTTATGGCTAACGGTGCCGGGGAGAGGAAGATTGATTCAAGACCCAGCGATGCCATTGCCATAGCTCTCCGTCTCGGTTCTACAATCCTTGTAGAAGAGAACGTCATGACTGAGGCTGGGCTGCGAGATGATGTTGAATCAGAATTCAGTTTTGAAGAGCAGCCTCACGGTTTTGACTTATCTAAGAAATCCCTGGAAGACGAACTGAGAAGAGCTATTGATGAAGAGGAATATGAAAAGGCTGCCGAACTGAGGGATGAAATAATTAAACTCAGCAAGAAGTAA
- a CDS encoding bifunctional phosphoglucose/phosphomannose isomerase produces the protein MTDLGKAMQDYDPLGMFENIYRFPEQMEEAIKIGAEVNLSGDYSSIQSVVFCGMGGSAIGGDIVAALVSSSMNTSLSVIRNYTLPAWVGEETLVICVSYSGNTEETLACFDEAKSRGAIIAGISSGGELSKRLKQMDADLIAIPDGHPPRASLGYLAIPGLFLLEKSGLLDYSVEEDLLKTAAHLKSWRDSFGEKGADNQTLKVAETIYNSIPVIYGEACGTGAVALRWRGQLAENGKMVSFHHVLPEMNHNEIVGYQNNPELLKRLGVIWLIDKDHHERTLKRQQLTRNILGDNVRYQLEIVSEGDSLFERFFYLIYFGDWVSFWVAMLHKTDPSPVEKIDRLKRSLSV, from the coding sequence ATGACTGATCTTGGCAAGGCGATGCAAGACTACGATCCTTTGGGCATGTTCGAGAATATTTACAGGTTCCCCGAGCAGATGGAGGAAGCGATCAAAATCGGTGCTGAAGTAAATCTTTCCGGTGATTACTCGAGTATCCAATCGGTGGTGTTTTGTGGTATGGGAGGCTCTGCTATCGGTGGCGATATTGTTGCAGCACTTGTTTCCAGCAGCATGAATACTTCGCTCTCCGTAATTCGAAATTACACGCTTCCCGCCTGGGTTGGAGAAGAGACACTAGTCATCTGTGTCAGCTACTCAGGCAATACGGAGGAGACTCTAGCGTGTTTTGATGAAGCGAAGAGTAGAGGAGCTATCATAGCCGGAATTAGCTCAGGAGGAGAGTTAAGTAAGAGGTTGAAACAGATGGATGCCGATCTTATCGCTATTCCGGACGGCCATCCGCCAAGAGCATCACTGGGTTATCTCGCCATTCCCGGTCTCTTTCTTCTCGAAAAATCTGGATTGTTGGACTATTCGGTAGAGGAAGATCTGCTGAAAACCGCGGCACATCTGAAGAGTTGGAGAGATAGTTTCGGTGAAAAGGGGGCCGATAATCAAACTCTTAAGGTAGCTGAGACTATTTACAATTCGATTCCGGTTATCTACGGTGAGGCATGTGGTACGGGTGCAGTCGCTTTACGCTGGCGCGGCCAGCTGGCTGAAAACGGGAAGATGGTATCTTTCCATCATGTACTGCCGGAAATGAATCACAACGAAATTGTCGGATACCAGAATAACCCGGAACTCCTCAAACGGCTCGGCGTAATCTGGTTAATAGACAAAGATCATCACGAAAGAACGTTGAAGAGACAGCAGCTGACCCGCAATATTCTGGGTGATAATGTGCGATACCAACTTGAAATCGTTAGCGAAGGAGATTCACTATTTGAGAGATTCTTCTATCTCATCTATTTTGGCGACTGGGTAAGTTTTTGGGTGGCCATGCTTCATAAGACCGATCCTTCGCCAGTTGAGAAAATTGATCGGTTGAAACGGTCTCTATCCGTGTGA